In a genomic window of Campylobacter showae CSUNSWCD:
- a CDS encoding TAXI family TRAP transporter solute-binding subunit, producing the protein MKTTSLALAGLLFASALGAKEFVSIGTGAMTGTYYPVGGAICRLVNKDPQMKCSVQSTGGSVYNVNNVLKKELNFGFVQSDVVYDKFNGVGKFEGNGDQNLRAVVSIYPELLAFVVSKSSGIGSINDLEGKAINVGNPGSGNEMTALGVFKAFGFDEKKLKHHGVLTAGECPHALKDKKIDGYFYMVGHPTANITDAANSLPIDIVNIEGEQVDKMIAAMPYFAKGTIPKGTYEGVDHDVNSIGVKAVLVTDKSMSDTAVAAVVKAILDNFDEYKSLHPALASVTKESLVEGLSAPLHPAAEAEFKKAGIIK; encoded by the coding sequence ATGAAAACTACATCTTTGGCATTAGCCGGGTTGCTTTTCGCGTCTGCGCTGGGCGCAAAGGAGTTCGTATCTATCGGTACGGGAGCGATGACGGGCACGTATTATCCAGTCGGCGGAGCGATATGTCGCCTCGTAAATAAAGATCCGCAGATGAAATGCTCGGTGCAATCAACCGGCGGCTCGGTCTACAACGTAAATAACGTGCTAAAAAAAGAGCTAAATTTCGGTTTCGTCCAAAGCGACGTGGTTTATGATAAATTTAACGGCGTAGGCAAATTTGAAGGTAACGGCGATCAAAACCTACGTGCCGTCGTCTCGATCTACCCTGAGCTTCTCGCGTTCGTCGTATCAAAATCAAGCGGTATAGGCTCTATAAACGACCTCGAGGGCAAAGCGATAAACGTCGGCAACCCCGGCAGCGGCAACGAAATGACCGCGCTTGGCGTGTTTAAGGCATTTGGCTTTGACGAGAAAAAGCTAAAACATCACGGCGTACTCACAGCAGGTGAGTGCCCGCACGCGCTAAAAGATAAGAAAATCGACGGCTACTTCTACATGGTCGGTCACCCGACGGCCAATATCACCGACGCGGCAAACTCGCTACCTATCGACATCGTGAACATCGAGGGCGAGCAAGTGGATAAGATGATAGCTGCGATGCCGTATTTTGCCAAAGGAACGATACCAAAAGGCACCTATGAGGGCGTGGATCACGACGTAAACAGCATCGGCGTGAAAGCCGTCCTGGTCACGGATAAGAGCATGAGCGATACTGCGGTAGCTGCGGTCGTAAAGGCCATTTTAGATAACTTCGACGAGTATAAGAGCCTGCACCCGGCACTCGCGTCGGTTACCAAAGAGAGCCTAGTAGAGGGGCTTTCTGCGCCTTTGCACCCGGCCGCCGAGGCTGAGTTTAAAAAAGCTGGCATAATAAAATAA
- a CDS encoding TRAP transporter permease, translating into MDKNLNETRTNTESTQEKEEFVEVKTREINSNFYIYFTSIICFAWSVFQLYIAYFPMNTTMSRSAHLAFAICLLFLLYPLKIHKKAHSSLPFYDIALCVVGTLAALYPLIEFYALAQRPGDYTSFDIAVSCVAVVVLFEAGRRIIGPALPIIAAIFLAYDYFGQYMPDIIAHQGASLNKLAGHMYLTTEGVFGVPLGVSVSFIYLFVLFGSLLERAGAGQYFINLAFALLGKFRGGPAKASVIASGLTGMVSGSSTANVVTVGTFTIPLMKKAGLTSTKAGAIEVAAGVNGQLMPPIMGAAAFIIAEFLGLSYTNVMIAAVIPAFVCYLSLFFIVHLESCKLGLKGMEQGAGISKLKIFVSGLHYLIPILVLLYTLLIANESPISAAFNAICVLFLIILFQEPVKKMAHGEDVGKEDFIIGFADIFWAMVTAAKSMTTIAIATGLAGIIVGSISLTGVGQVLSEVVENLAGNNIVLILFLTAIMSLILGMGLPTTANYIVVSSLVAPVILFLAHKNGFLIPAIAVHLFVFYFGILADDTPPVGIAAYAAAGIAKANPVTVGVQGFFYDLRTTILPFSFVFNNKLLLIESVDSANPNDAKGIVWITNPLEMALIFGTALVGMFAFSSALQGYFVKRVSMLERALLLCVVPLTLVPNMCAKYIPFIANEYISYAIGVSLYAALFAFQWIQNKAEKRAGVGA; encoded by the coding sequence ATGGATAAAAATCTAAACGAAACACGAACAAATACCGAGTCGACGCAGGAAAAGGAGGAGTTCGTCGAGGTAAAGACGCGCGAGATAAACTCGAACTTTTATATATATTTCACGAGCATTATCTGCTTTGCGTGGTCGGTTTTTCAGCTTTACATCGCGTATTTTCCGATGAACACGACGATGTCGCGCTCGGCGCACCTTGCGTTTGCTATTTGTCTGCTCTTTTTGCTCTATCCGCTCAAAATTCACAAAAAAGCCCACTCCAGCCTGCCGTTTTACGACATCGCGCTCTGTGTTGTGGGCACGCTAGCCGCACTCTATCCGCTTATAGAGTTTTACGCGCTAGCACAGCGCCCGGGAGACTACACGAGCTTTGATATCGCCGTGTCCTGCGTCGCCGTTGTCGTGCTGTTTGAGGCGGGCCGCAGGATCATCGGTCCAGCGCTTCCTATCATCGCGGCGATATTTTTAGCGTATGATTATTTCGGTCAATACATGCCCGACATTATCGCGCACCAGGGCGCTAGCCTAAACAAACTAGCAGGCCACATGTATCTTACGACCGAGGGCGTTTTTGGCGTGCCGCTTGGCGTTAGCGTGAGCTTTATCTATCTTTTTGTCTTGTTCGGTTCGCTTTTGGAGCGCGCGGGAGCGGGGCAGTACTTTATAAATTTAGCCTTTGCACTGCTGGGTAAATTTCGCGGCGGACCGGCGAAAGCCTCGGTTATCGCGTCAGGACTAACCGGCATGGTGAGCGGTAGCTCCACGGCAAACGTCGTTACGGTGGGCACTTTTACGATCCCGCTGATGAAAAAGGCGGGACTAACTAGCACCAAAGCGGGCGCTATCGAGGTGGCTGCGGGCGTAAACGGTCAGCTGATGCCGCCTATCATGGGCGCGGCGGCCTTTATCATCGCCGAGTTTTTGGGCCTTAGCTATACAAACGTCATGATAGCGGCTGTAATTCCGGCATTTGTGTGCTACTTGTCGCTGTTTTTCATCGTGCACCTTGAGAGCTGTAAGCTAGGGCTAAAAGGCATGGAACAGGGCGCAGGTATATCTAAGCTTAAGATTTTCGTGAGCGGTCTGCACTACCTTATCCCGATTTTGGTTTTGCTCTATACCTTGTTAATCGCAAACGAATCTCCGATCTCAGCAGCTTTTAACGCCATTTGCGTGCTATTTTTGATCATCCTTTTTCAAGAGCCTGTTAAAAAAATGGCCCACGGCGAAGACGTCGGCAAAGAGGACTTCATCATCGGCTTTGCGGATATATTTTGGGCGATGGTAACGGCGGCTAAAAGCATGACTACGATCGCGATAGCTACGGGTCTAGCGGGCATCATCGTGGGCTCTATCTCGCTAACTGGCGTCGGTCAAGTGCTATCTGAAGTCGTGGAAAATTTAGCCGGCAACAACATCGTGCTCATCCTATTTCTCACTGCGATAATGTCGCTCATACTTGGCATGGGCTTGCCAACGACGGCAAACTATATCGTCGTTAGCTCGCTAGTCGCGCCTGTGATTTTGTTTTTGGCGCACAAAAACGGCTTTCTCATTCCCGCTATCGCCGTGCATCTTTTCGTCTTTTACTTTGGTATCCTAGCCGACGATACGCCTCCGGTGGGTATCGCGGCATACGCTGCGGCCGGTATCGCCAAAGCAAACCCGGTAACCGTGGGCGTGCAGGGCTTTTTCTATGACCTGCGTACGACGATTTTGCCGTTTTCTTTCGTGTTTAACAACAAGCTGCTTTTGATAGAGAGCGTAGACTCGGCCAATCCAAACGACGCCAAAGGCATAGTGTGGATAACAAATCCGCTCGAGATGGCGCTGATTTTCGGTACGGCGCTAGTGGGTATGTTTGCCTTTTCTTCGGCGCTTCAGGGATATTTCGTTAAACGCGTAAGCATGCTAGAGCGCGCATTACTTTTGTGCGTAGTGCCGCTAACCTTGGTGCCTAATATGTGCGCTAAATATATCCCGTTTATTGCGAACGAATACATTTCTTACGCGATCGGCGTCTCGCTTTACGCGGCGCTGTTTGCATTTCAATGGATACAAAATAAAGCGGAAAAGAGAGCCGGCGTAGGCGCTTAG
- a CDS encoding tetratricopeptide repeat protein translates to MKKLLMLVAAVFALGGDFEDGVKAYESSNFVTAREKFAVACDANNGLACAKLGALYQLGKDILPDTKKALELYEKGCELASKEACSGAGGIYVSSDKEKARALLNKGCELGDGFSCATAGSYLLEEKKFKEAYALFEKACKIGDSLGCQFASDLKRSKRL, encoded by the coding sequence ATGAAAAAACTTCTAATGCTAGTTGCCGCGGTTTTTGCTTTGGGCGGTGATTTTGAGGACGGCGTCAAAGCCTACGAGAGCTCTAATTTTGTAACGGCTCGCGAGAAATTTGCAGTCGCCTGCGACGCGAACAACGGCCTAGCCTGCGCAAAACTGGGCGCGCTTTATCAGCTGGGCAAAGATATCCTGCCTGACACCAAAAAAGCGCTTGAGCTATACGAAAAAGGCTGCGAACTAGCCTCTAAAGAGGCTTGCTCGGGTGCCGGCGGCATATACGTATCTAGCGACAAAGAAAAGGCGCGTGCGCTGCTAAATAAAGGCTGCGAGCTTGGCGACGGCTTTTCATGCGCGACTGCGGGATCGTATCTGTTAGAGGAGAAAAAATTTAAAGAAGCCTACGCGCTTTTTGAAAAAGCATGCAAGATAGGCGATAGTCTCGGATGCCAATTTGCAAGCGATCTAAAACGCTCAAAAAGACTTTAA
- a CDS encoding M48 family metallopeptidase, whose translation MAIKTPRVKTVCVKCGEFDVALNFKKGIKTTRLKVAKTGEISVSLPFYAAQKQALEFVQKNYDWLKSSYEKTLSNLPREDEFRLLGEVYRIKFEPNLNGVNLRRFAGDSEIFNGLNLSSDGLDPYLYGAKFEGKFDASKFNPHLDVARFKSSDERKFDGEIYASNLAALENYKKAFARRVYGHFIAKFAPVVNCKINRVVVRKMATRWGSCNSRKGYINLSLNLIEKAPELVEYVVLHELAHLIYPHHQKSFYNFIAELMPDFKTREQRLNKK comes from the coding sequence ATGGCAATCAAAACGCCTCGTGTAAAAACCGTTTGCGTAAAATGCGGCGAATTTGACGTCGCGCTAAATTTTAAAAAAGGCATCAAAACCACCCGCCTAAAGGTCGCTAAAACCGGCGAGATCTCGGTCTCGCTGCCCTTTTACGCCGCGCAAAAACAGGCGCTAGAGTTCGTACAAAAAAACTACGACTGGCTAAAATCGTCTTATGAAAAAACCCTATCAAATTTGCCGCGCGAGGACGAGTTTAGGCTGCTGGGCGAGGTTTACCGTATCAAATTCGAGCCAAATTTAAATGGCGTAAATTTAAGACGCTTTGCAGGCGATTCGGAGATTTTTAACGGCTTAAATTTGAGCTCGGACGGGCTAGACCCGTACCTTTACGGCGCTAAATTTGAAGGCAAATTTGACGCTAGCAAATTTAACCCGCACCTTGACGTGGCCAGATTTAAAAGCTCGGATGAACGCAAATTTGACGGCGAAATTTACGCTTCAAATTTGGCGGCACTCGAAAACTACAAAAAAGCCTTTGCAAGGCGTGTTTACGGGCATTTTATAGCTAAATTCGCTCCAGTCGTAAACTGCAAAATAAACCGCGTCGTCGTGCGCAAAATGGCCACGCGCTGGGGCAGCTGCAACTCGCGCAAAGGCTATATAAATTTAAGCCTAAATTTGATCGAAAAAGCACCCGAGCTAGTCGAATACGTCGTACTCCACGAGCTAGCTCACCTCATCTACCCCCACCACCAAAAAAGCTTCTATAACTTCATCGCAGAGCTTATGCCTGATTTCAAAACGCGAGAACAACGGCTAAACAAAAAATAA
- a CDS encoding MATE family efflux transporter translates to MNLSLKKLTIPIFLDMFLHFVTLIINTYMVTKVSVHLVGAMGAGNQIMDLFMTIFSFLSVGCSVVVAQALGAKNINLAKRVIHASITFNTIIGLGSAVFIYFFGFEILELLNVPEQLRAQSFGYLHMLGIALAFDGIGMVLAAVLRVYNFATAVMLVSLLMNVITLCGNAIALFGWLGLPNYGLYGVAVSTVVGRLVGVIVLFLILTRYAKVNIFFKRLFSLPFAILRKILSVGLPSAGENLLWMAQYMVAFGFVASMGEASLNVQTIYFQITLLILLCGASISVANEVIVGHLVGAMRFDEAYSRTFRALRIGFIASLTVVLVAYFGKFEIMERLNLTEELKAVMLPLFTLSIALETGRTFNIVIVNALRASGDAKFPLMTGAVFMWGVSLPLGYYLGIVQGMGIIGVWIGFTADEWLRGLVNTWRWRSRKWQSKRLV, encoded by the coding sequence ATGAATTTATCGCTCAAAAAGCTCACTATCCCGATATTTTTAGATATGTTTTTGCACTTCGTGACGCTCATCATAAACACCTATATGGTGACTAAGGTCAGCGTCCATCTAGTCGGCGCCATGGGCGCGGGCAATCAGATAATGGATCTATTTATGACCATTTTTAGCTTCCTTAGCGTGGGCTGCTCGGTCGTGGTCGCGCAGGCTCTGGGCGCTAAAAATATAAATTTAGCCAAACGCGTCATACACGCTAGCATCACGTTTAACACTATCATCGGGCTTGGTAGCGCGGTTTTTATTTACTTTTTCGGATTTGAGATTTTAGAGCTTTTAAACGTCCCTGAGCAGCTTCGCGCCCAGAGTTTTGGCTACTTGCATATGCTCGGTATCGCATTAGCCTTTGACGGCATCGGCATGGTGCTTGCAGCCGTGCTTCGCGTTTATAACTTTGCCACCGCCGTTATGCTAGTTTCTTTGCTTATGAACGTCATCACCCTTTGCGGCAACGCCATCGCGCTTTTTGGCTGGCTAGGACTGCCAAACTACGGTCTCTACGGCGTCGCGGTTTCGACCGTCGTCGGAAGGCTAGTGGGCGTTATCGTGCTATTTTTGATCCTGACTCGCTACGCCAAAGTTAATATTTTCTTTAAACGCCTATTTAGCCTGCCGTTTGCCATTTTGCGCAAAATTTTATCCGTCGGGCTTCCGAGCGCGGGCGAAAATTTACTCTGGATGGCGCAGTATATGGTGGCTTTTGGCTTTGTAGCGAGCATGGGCGAGGCCAGCCTAAACGTGCAGACCATTTACTTTCAGATCACGCTTTTAATCCTTCTTTGCGGAGCCAGCATCAGCGTGGCAAACGAGGTCATCGTCGGGCATCTAGTCGGCGCGATGAGATTTGACGAGGCCTACTCGCGCACTTTCCGCGCGCTTCGTATCGGCTTTATCGCTAGCCTTACGGTCGTTTTGGTGGCGTATTTTGGCAAATTTGAGATCATGGAGCGGTTAAATTTGACTGAGGAGCTAAAGGCCGTTATGCTGCCACTTTTTACGCTTTCTATCGCGCTTGAGACGGGACGAACGTTTAACATCGTAATCGTAAACGCTCTGCGCGCGAGCGGGGACGCTAAATTTCCGCTGATGACGGGCGCTGTGTTTATGTGGGGCGTGAGCTTGCCGCTGGGGTACTATCTAGGCATCGTGCAGGGCATGGGCATCATCGGCGTTTGGATCGGATTTACCGCCGACGAGTGGCTGAGAGGTCTTGTTAATACCTGGCGCTGGAGAAGCAGAAAATGGCAATCAAAACGCCTCGTGTAA
- a CDS encoding sodium-dependent transporter gives MHKTNFTSRWAFIIACVGSAIGMANVWGFPYKVGTNGGGAFLLVYLFFVAIFSYAGLSAEYAIGRRAKTGTLGSYEYAWKSRNWGTFGKILGWIPLAGSMCIAIGYAVIIAYVLKALFQAITGSLMTVDTNTWFESFALSSYSVVPFHFIVVAGTLFTLFFGAHSIEKTNKIMMPLFFVLFFILAIRVAFLDGAFGGYKFVFHSDWGKLADPMVWVAAMGQAFFSLSITGSGMIVYGAYLSKDEDVVDSAQKTAIFDTIAAMTAALVMLPAVFAYGMDPAAGPGLLFVTLPKILQDMPGGQIFAIILFTAVIFGGVTSLQNMFEAVAESIMHKFPKLKRGVVLIALCIICFGIGVNMEAITSWGPWMDFVSIYIIPIGAVIGAVSWFWVIKKEEIMDEINTGAAKKQGAFWYFTGRYIYVPMALTLCIIALSMHISF, from the coding sequence ATGCACAAAACAAATTTTACGTCACGCTGGGCGTTTATCATCGCTTGCGTGGGCTCGGCTATCGGTATGGCTAACGTCTGGGGGTTTCCTTATAAGGTCGGTACGAACGGCGGCGGCGCGTTTTTGCTCGTTTATCTGTTTTTTGTCGCGATATTTTCCTATGCCGGGCTATCTGCTGAGTACGCTATCGGCAGACGCGCCAAAACCGGCACGCTAGGCTCATACGAATACGCGTGGAAGAGCCGAAATTGGGGCACGTTTGGTAAAATTTTAGGCTGGATACCGCTAGCGGGCTCGATGTGTATCGCTATCGGCTACGCTGTCATCATCGCATACGTTTTAAAGGCGCTATTTCAGGCGATCACAGGCTCGCTGATGACGGTGGATACGAACACTTGGTTTGAGTCCTTTGCGCTTTCGTCCTATTCGGTCGTGCCGTTTCACTTTATCGTCGTTGCAGGCACGCTGTTTACGCTATTTTTCGGCGCGCACAGTATCGAAAAGACAAACAAAATCATGATGCCGCTCTTTTTCGTGCTATTTTTTATCCTAGCTATCAGAGTAGCGTTTCTAGACGGGGCCTTTGGTGGGTATAAATTCGTCTTTCACAGCGACTGGGGCAAGCTAGCCGACCCGATGGTATGGGTTGCGGCGATGGGTCAGGCCTTTTTCTCGCTATCTATCACGGGTTCTGGTATGATAGTTTACGGCGCGTATCTATCAAAGGACGAAGACGTCGTAGATAGCGCGCAAAAAACGGCGATCTTTGATACGATCGCTGCGATGACGGCGGCGCTAGTTATGCTGCCTGCGGTATTTGCTTACGGCATGGATCCTGCGGCGGGGCCTGGGTTACTTTTCGTAACGCTGCCTAAAATTTTACAAGACATGCCGGGCGGTCAAATTTTCGCGATTATTTTATTTACGGCAGTGATTTTTGGCGGCGTGACCTCGCTGCAAAATATGTTCGAAGCCGTCGCCGAGTCGATCATGCACAAATTTCCTAAGCTAAAGCGCGGCGTCGTGCTAATCGCGCTTTGCATAATATGCTTTGGTATCGGCGTAAATATGGAAGCCATAACTAGCTGGGGGCCGTGGATGGACTTTGTGTCGATCTATATCATACCTATCGGCGCGGTGATCGGTGCGGTGTCGTGGTTTTGGGTTATCAAAAAAGAAGAGATCATGGACGAGATAAATACCGGCGCGGCAAAAAAACAAGGCGCGTTTTGGTATTTTACGGGCAGATATATATACGTGCCGATGGCGCTTACGCTTTGTATCATCGCGCTTAGCATGCATATCTCGTTTTAA
- the abc-f gene encoding ribosomal protection-like ABC-F family protein yields the protein MALIDLIDVSKKFGPNEILNKISLSVNERERIAIIGKNGSGKSTLMKLVAGSLEPDSGRRILQGGVKVEMLAQNPKFDDAATVKDALNLELKEIFDARDEYAAVLEALGSDPHNKEINARQDELIKFIEAKDGWQIERKIERVLEEFKLKEYENRAVASLSGGEIRRVALGALILKKPDILLLDEPTNHLDVYMVRFLEDMLKSSRQTIVFISHDRYFIDALATRSVEIEEGALASFDGGYANYLAKKEEILASLAKSHETLLKQLKAEEEWLRRGVKARLKRNEGRKERVLAMREEAKKNPGVIRRVRLELERASKNFNQTQSVNRKKMLFEIKQLSKTIGGKQLFRDFNARVLQGERIAIVGRNGSGKSTLIKILLGFEKPSSGEIKRGEVRVGYFDQSRSALDDDKSLIETFCPNGGDHVMVRGRNMHVYGYLKNFLFPKEFLDKPIGVLSGGEKNRVALALLFSKEYDVLVLDEPTNDLDIATINILEDYLQSFEGAIIIVSHDRYFVDKIAHKLWAFEGTQIEVLHQEYSVYLELEDELAELGKFEASLASEAEQAQKQKSKTSAKLSYKQTQILSSHPEKIAALEAKIKELNAGLSDPKIYQQIGLTTLYNDLEAAKSELETLENEYFEVLEIAENLDQI from the coding sequence GTGGCTCTAATCGACCTTATCGACGTTAGTAAAAAATTCGGCCCCAATGAAATTTTAAACAAAATAAGCCTCAGCGTAAACGAGCGCGAGCGTATCGCAATCATCGGTAAAAACGGCAGCGGCAAAAGTACGCTGATGAAGCTAGTCGCGGGCTCGCTAGAGCCTGATAGCGGCAGGCGTATCCTGCAAGGCGGCGTAAAAGTAGAAATGCTCGCGCAAAATCCCAAATTTGACGATGCGGCCACCGTAAAAGACGCGCTAAATTTGGAGTTAAAAGAGATCTTTGACGCGCGTGACGAGTATGCCGCGGTGCTAGAAGCGCTCGGCAGCGATCCGCACAACAAAGAAATAAACGCGAGGCAAGATGAGCTAATCAAATTTATCGAAGCAAAAGACGGCTGGCAGATCGAGCGCAAGATCGAGCGCGTGCTGGAGGAGTTTAAGCTAAAAGAGTACGAAAACCGAGCTGTTGCAAGCCTTAGCGGAGGCGAGATACGCCGCGTGGCTCTGGGCGCTTTGATCCTTAAAAAGCCCGATATTTTGCTACTTGACGAGCCTACGAACCACCTTGACGTTTATATGGTGAGATTTTTAGAGGATATGCTAAAAAGCTCGCGCCAGACGATAGTTTTTATCTCGCACGATCGCTACTTTATCGACGCGCTAGCAACTAGAAGCGTCGAGATCGAGGAGGGCGCGCTGGCGTCTTTTGACGGCGGTTATGCAAACTATCTAGCTAAAAAAGAGGAAATCCTGGCCAGCCTAGCCAAATCTCACGAAACGCTGCTAAAACAGCTAAAAGCTGAGGAGGAGTGGCTACGCCGCGGCGTCAAAGCGCGTCTAAAACGCAACGAAGGGCGCAAAGAGCGAGTGCTAGCCATGCGCGAGGAAGCTAAGAAAAACCCGGGCGTGATACGCCGTGTTAGGCTCGAGCTTGAGCGCGCGAGTAAAAATTTTAATCAAACTCAAAGCGTAAACCGCAAAAAAATGCTATTTGAGATCAAGCAATTAAGCAAAACTATCGGCGGCAAGCAGCTTTTTAGGGATTTTAACGCGCGCGTTTTGCAAGGCGAACGTATCGCGATAGTCGGACGAAACGGTAGCGGCAAAAGTACTCTTATTAAAATTTTACTCGGATTTGAAAAGCCTAGCAGCGGCGAGATCAAGCGAGGCGAAGTGCGAGTGGGGTACTTTGATCAGTCTAGAAGCGCGCTAGACGACGACAAGAGCCTCATCGAGACATTTTGCCCAAACGGCGGCGATCACGTCATGGTGCGTGGTCGAAATATGCACGTTTACGGCTACCTTAAAAATTTCCTATTTCCTAAAGAATTCCTCGATAAACCAATCGGCGTGCTAAGCGGTGGCGAGAAAAACCGCGTGGCGCTCGCGCTGCTTTTTAGCAAGGAGTACGACGTGCTCGTGCTAGATGAGCCCACAAACGACCTTGATATCGCAACTATCAACATCCTTGAGGACTACCTGCAAAGCTTTGAAGGCGCTATCATCATCGTGAGCCACGACCGCTACTTCGTCGATAAGATCGCGCACAAGCTCTGGGCCTTTGAGGGCACGCAAATAGAGGTGTTGCATCAAGAATACAGCGTCTATCTTGAGTTAGAAGACGAATTAGCCGAGCTTGGCAAATTTGAAGCGAGCCTAGCAAGCGAAGCTGAGCAAGCGCAAAAACAAAAGAGCAAAACCAGCGCAAAGCTAAGCTATAAGCAAACGCAAATTTTATCCTCGCATCCCGAAAAAATCGCCGCACTGGAAGCTAAGATAAAAGAGCTAAACGCCGGCCTTAGCGATCCAAAAATCTATCAGCAAATCGGCCTAACCACGCTTTATAACGACCTAGAAGCGGCAAAAAGCGAGCTTGAAACACTAGAGAACGAATACTTTGAAGTCTTAGAAATTGCCGAAAATTTGGATCAAATTTGA
- a CDS encoding WG repeat-containing protein, whose translation MKKILLSSLVFAGLLLNGYDLNDGIGEEVYLNSVQENGKYGFADENGNIVIKAQYDKVGEFEDGLAAVAILNEKESKMGFINTKGEVVIPIKYDNGSEFRNGVALVFLDKKWGAVNRFGDMVLNMEFDDARLEEEIIIAAKDGKYGIYARDGKELIAPKYYMIEEFKESGFAVTWVKTNDKTRHGVIYKNGKEVLPPKFDYNPIFYDDKEQYQLISMDGKYGVINRAYEIVVPIEYEKVDFDISNSGVLIYGKDGKMGLVASADKKIEPKFDMIELDPIKKNVFHVNENGKWGLYGENLEPIVEPKYNEALFFGDHNVSTFEENKKFGVIDINGKIIIPAQYFMIFIHSDGIYAYPKNDNKTKIYFTLDGKPKNLKEQ comes from the coding sequence GTGAAGAAAATTTTACTTAGCTCGCTAGTTTTTGCGGGTCTTTTACTCAACGGATATGACTTAAATGACGGTATCGGCGAAGAAGTATATCTAAATTCCGTTCAAGAAAACGGAAAATACGGTTTTGCCGACGAAAACGGCAATATAGTAATAAAAGCGCAATACGACAAGGTAGGCGAATTTGAAGACGGGCTCGCGGCTGTTGCTATCCTTAACGAAAAAGAATCAAAAATGGGATTTATTAATACTAAAGGTGAGGTGGTTATACCGATAAAATACGACAACGGCTCAGAGTTTAGAAACGGCGTGGCATTGGTGTTTTTAGATAAAAAATGGGGTGCGGTAAATCGCTTTGGGGATATGGTTTTAAATATGGAATTTGACGATGCAAGACTAGAAGAAGAGATAATAATCGCTGCCAAAGACGGTAAATACGGTATCTATGCAAGAGACGGCAAGGAGCTGATCGCTCCGAAGTATTATATGATAGAAGAATTTAAGGAAAGTGGATTTGCGGTAACGTGGGTAAAAACAAATGACAAAACAAGACACGGCGTCATCTATAAAAACGGCAAAGAGGTGCTTCCTCCAAAATTTGACTATAATCCGATCTTTTATGATGATAAGGAGCAATATCAATTAATAAGCATGGACGGCAAATACGGCGTTATAAATCGTGCGTATGAGATCGTAGTGCCTATAGAGTATGAAAAAGTAGATTTTGATATATCAAATTCCGGAGTTCTTATTTACGGAAAGGATGGTAAAATGGGCTTAGTTGCCTCGGCGGATAAAAAGATCGAGCCGAAATTCGACATGATAGAACTCGATCCTATAAAGAAAAATGTGTTTCATGTTAATGAAAACGGAAAATGGGGGTTATACGGCGAAAATTTAGAGCCGATAGTTGAACCAAAATATAACGAAGCGTTATTTTTTGGCGATCATAACGTCTCGACCTTTGAAGAAAACAAAAAATTTGGCGTGATAGATATAAACGGTAAAATCATCATACCCGCACAGTATTTTATGATTTTTATACATAGTGATGGAATCTACGCTTATCCAAAAAATGACAATAAAACAAAAATATATTTTACGCTTGACGGTAAGCCGAAAAACCTAAAAGAACAATGA
- a CDS encoding flagellin, translated as MKLGNFSANSSLSNQYLEQAQNNSAKALNNISAQRAISGIDSANLAIADSLRSQSSTLEQGVANANDAIGILQIADSTLANITQSADRIGELSVRYNGGILNADQQKMIKSEADALVGAMRESTQQASFNGKNVFGGQMSFLTGNGTASVNLNAPDFSGIDVSNGESVSKFIGSVNALRGEIGAAQNGILSGINASLTKNVALRQSESQLQNNDIAKNISAFKQNDLQANAAILAQAHNTASLQSQFNRLLG; from the coding sequence ATGAAACTGGGAAATTTTTCCGCAAACTCAAGCCTAAGCAATCAATACCTAGAACAAGCTCAAAATAACAGCGCAAAAGCCCTAAATAACATCTCCGCACAGCGCGCTATAAGCGGTATCGACAGCGCAAATCTAGCTATCGCGGACTCGCTACGCTCTCAAAGCTCCACGCTAGAGCAGGGCGTCGCAAACGCAAACGACGCTATCGGCATCCTGCAGATCGCAGACTCTACGCTAGCAAATATCACGCAAAGCGCCGACCGTATCGGCGAACTATCGGTGAGATATAACGGCGGCATCCTAAACGCTGACCAGCAAAAGATGATAAAAAGCGAGGCGGACGCGCTCGTGGGCGCGATGAGAGAGAGCACGCAGCAGGCGAGCTTTAACGGCAAGAACGTATTTGGCGGGCAGATGAGCTTCCTAACAGGTAATGGTACGGCAAGCGTAAATTTAAACGCGCCCGATTTTAGCGGTATTGATGTGAGTAACGGCGAGAGCGTGAGTAAATTTATCGGTAGCGTAAACGCTCTGCGAGGCGAGATCGGTGCGGCGCAAAACGGCATACTCTCGGGCATCAACGCAAGCCTAACCAAAAACGTTGCGCTAAGGCAAAGCGAGTCGCAGCTGCAAAATAACGACATCGCTAAAAATATAAGCGCCTTTAAGCAAAACGACCTGCAAGCAAATGCCGCGATCCTAGCTCAAGCGCACAATACTGCAAGCTTGCAAAGTCAGTTTAACAGGCTTTTGGGCTAA